DNA sequence from the Cronobacter turicensis z3032 genome:
CCATGCGTTGACCACTCTTTTTGCGCTGGACTTCATCGCTGACTAAAAAGACCATGACTGCCTCCTTTATCAGTGTGAAAACATCCAGAAGATAGTCAACGCGCGCGATTTTCGCCTGTCACGCCGCAAATTTCAGGACTATTCTCAGTGCGCCGGTTTGCGGCGCAGCCGTCCGATAAGCGAAACAACCGCGAGCACAAGGGCGCCGATGATAAAACCGAGCACCAGATTCAGCACGGTGGGCATCACCGCCGCGCCAATACCGCCGAGACCCTGCGCCCAGTATTCAATGGCGTGATGCAGCGGCGCGATACCATGCACCACAATGCCGCCACCTACCAGGAACATCGCCACTGTGCCGAGGATCGAGAGCGCCTTCATCAGCCACGGCGCCGTGACCAACAGCCCTTTGCCGACGCCGCGCGCCAGCGCCGAGCGCTTATCCGCCAGCCAGTAGCCCATATCGTCAAGCTTCACGATAACCCCGACGATGCCATACACGCCGAGCGTCACGAGAATGGCTATCCCGCTCAGCACCAGCACCTGGTTTAACAGCGGCGCTTCGGCCACGATGCCAAGCGTAATGGCGACGATTTCCGCCGAGAGGATAAAATCGGTGCGCACCGCGCCTTTCACTTTATCGCGCTCGTAGAGTTTAGGGTCTTGTTTTGCGATGTCGTTAAGACGCTGCTGCTTCTGCTCCGGCGTCTCTTTATGTTTACGCGCGTGCAGGCTGTGCACCACCTTTTCCACGCCTTCGAAGCACAGAAACGCGCCGCCGACCATCAGCAGCGGCGTAATCGCCCAGGGCGCGAAGGCGCTGATGATAAGCGCGAGCGGCACCAGAATCAGTTTATTGAGCAGCGAACCTTTCGCCACCGCCCAGACCACCGGCAGCTCGCGGTTGGCGCGTACCCCGGTCACCTGCTGAGCGTTAAGCGAGAGATCGTCGCCCAGTACGCCTGCGGTCTTTTTTGCCGCGAGTTTTCCCATCATTGAGATATCGTCAAGTAAGGTGGCGATATCATCCAGCAGCGTTAATAAACTACTTCCGGCCAAAATTTCATTCCTTCGTGTTGTGATTCTGGAGTGTTAAGTATGGAGCAAAAGCCGTGGCCCCGAAACTACCACCTTCTGTCAACGCAAAATTAACCTAAGTGAAACAATTAAAAACCTCGCCTCGGCAATAATTTTATCGTTCACTATAAGCGTTCTTTATTTCGCGTCGTGAGGGCGTATGCGTTTCGGTCGAGTTTTACCGCTGTTGGGCGCGCTGTTCGCGCTGTATATCATCTGGGGTTCCACCTATTTTGCTATTGCCGTCGGCGTGAAAAGCTGGCCGCCGTTTATGATGGCGGGCGTGCGCTTTCTGTGCGCGGGCGTCCTGCTATTGACGTATCTGCTGGCGACCGGCCATAAACTCCCGGCGCGGCGCCCGATGCTGAACGCGGCGCTGATTGGCGTTCTTCTGCTGGCCGTCGGCAACGGCTTTGTGACGGTCGCTGAGCATCAGCATGTGCCGTCAGGCATCGCCGCCGTGATGGTCGCGACCGTGCCGCTCTTCGCCCTCATTTTCAGCCGTTTCTTCGGCATCCAGACCCGCAAGCTGGAGTGGCTGGGCGTCGCCATCGGCCTTGCAGGCATCGTGCTGTTAAACAGCGGCGGCAACCTGAACGGCAACCCCTGGGGGGCGCTGTTGATTCTGATTGGCTCGTTAAGCTGGGCGTTCGGCTCGGTCTACGGCTCGCGTATCGAACTGCCGACCGGCATGATGGCGGGCGCCATTGAGATGCTGGCGGCGGGGCTGGTGCTGATGGCGGCGTCGCTGCTGACCGGCGAACGGATGACTGCGATGCCCGACCTCTCCGGCTTTCTGGCGGTGGGCTATCTGGCGCTATTCGGTTCGGTTATCGCCATTAACGCCTATATGTACCTTATCCGTAACGTCTCGCCTGCGGTGGCCACCAGCTACGCCTATGTCAACCCGGTCGTGGCGGTGCTGCTCGGCACCGGTTTTGGCGGGGAAAGCCTGTCACAGATTGAATGGATGGCGCTGGGCGTAATCATTGTGGCGGTACTGCTGGTGACGCTCGGTAAATATCTGCTGCCGGCCAAACCGGTCATTACGCCCTGTGACGTTCAGAAGTAAACCTTAACCGGCGGGCGGCGCAGGCGGCTCGCCGTCAAGGGCGTGAATGCCCTGAATGTCTATTTCGGCATGCGCCCCGCCGCTGCAAATCCACTCTTCCAGCCGTTCGGCAAGCGCCTCGTCAGAGAGCTTTTCGCGGCCCCGCAACGCGCACTCCCAGACTAACAGCACGCGCCAGCCCTCGTTTAACAGGGTCGCCACGTCGCGCTTATCGCGCGCCACGTTTTTGCCAATTTTATCGAGCCAGAAATCGGTGCGGGTAGCGGGCACTTTAAAGAGATAACAGTGGTGGTGATGCCAGAAACAGCCGTGGGTGAAAATGACGCAGCGGTAGTCGTCGAGCACAAAATCAGGACGTCCGGCGAGCGCGGCGTCCTGTACGCGAAAGGTAAAGCCTTGTTCTGTGAGCAGCGCGCCGAGCCGCTTTTCAATGGCGGTATCGCGCGTGGCGATGGCGCGCATATTTTTACTACGAATGGCCTTGCTATGAACGTCCGCCATCGGTCTTCTCCAGACGCTGACGCACCGCCTGCGCGATGCGCGGGCGCAGTAGCTGGGCGACGGCGGCAAAGGCGGGCACCACGACCGAGTTGCCGAACTGGCGATAGGCCTGAGTATCGGAAACCGGAATGCGAAACGCGTGGCTCTGCGGCGCTTCAAAACCCATCAGCCGCGCGCATTCGCGCGGCGTCAGGCGGCGCGGACGGCGCTGCTGGTTGGTCGCATCATCAAAATCCTGCTCGCCCAGCGCTTTATCCCAGCCGCGGTCGATTAAAATTTCCGCGCCATCTTTGTAATAGCGCGCCGAGAGGGTGCGCGCCACGCTGGCGGGGTTTTGCGGGTCCACCAGGCCATAGCCGAAGCCGTTGCCCTTCGCCTGATGCTTCTGGGCGTAGCGGTAGAGATATTTCCACAGCGTCGGCGTCAGCACATAGCGCGCGTCGACGGTCGGGTCGAGCAGCTCGCCAAACGCCGGGCGTCGCGCCGGGTAGAGCTCAGGCAGCGCGCGCAGCGTAAAGCCGTCGTGCAGGTTGAGATCGCGACGAAAGCCCACCAGCACGATGCGCTCGCGGTGCTGGGGCAGGAAATGTTTGCCGTCGATAATTTTCGGATCGTCCGGGCCCATCTCGGCGGCGTCCGCCACTTCATAGCCCAGTTCATCCAGCGTCTGCATGATGATTCGAAAGGTAATGCCTTTGTCGTGACTCTTGAGGTTTTTGACGTTCTCCAGCACGAAGATCGCGGGCTGACGCGCGGCGATAATACGCACCACGTCGAAAAAGAGCGTGCCCTGGGTTTCACAGGCGAAACCGTGCGCGCGGCCCAGCGCATTTTTCTTCGAGACGCCCGCCAGCGAAAACGGCTGACACGGAAAGCCCGCCAGCAGAACGTCATGCGGCGGAATGCACGCGCGGATGTGGTCGGCGGCGGCCTCGTCGCTCACCTCGGGCTTGTGGCTTAGCGTGACATCGCGGATGTCTTCATTGAACTGGTGCAGTTGCGGGTCGCAATACCAGTTAGCTTTATAGGTGCGCACCGCGTGTTTGTTCCATTCACTGGTAAACACGCACTGACCGCCCGCGGCTTCAAAGCCGCTGCGGATGCCGCCGATACCGGCAAAGAGATCGATAAAGCGAAAGGCGTAGTTCGGATGATGGCGCGGCGGCGTGGGGAGCAGCGCAAGAAGACGGCGATACTCTTCGGCGCCAAGGCGCGCGCCGCCCGCGATGAGCTGCTGGCGTTTCAGCCTGGCGCGGCTCCAGCGTTTTTCGCCTGCGTCATTTAAGATAGCCACCAGCGTTTTGGTGTCGTAAATCTCCAGCACTTTTTGCAGCAGCGCATGCGCGCTCAGCGCAGGGGCGGCGTTAAGATCCGCGCCTGCCAGTACATCCTCAGTAACAGAGTGATTGTCGAGCATTACCTTCGCCATACAAAACCGATATCTGACAGAGTAACACACTTTCGCGCGGGGCTGCGGTTAAGGCGTGACCTGAATAAAGCGCCGCAACACCTCTTCATCAAGCTGGCAAAAATCGCCTTTCAGCTCGGCGCAAAGCTTAGCCATGTAGTGAACGAGAAAATCGGCGTTATGGCGCGCCAGCGCCCTGCCCGCCTCAGTTTGCATGGTGGCAGGCAACGTCAGCAGTTTTTTCTGGAAGTGATCAAGCGCCCAGGCGGTGTCGTCAAGCTCACGATCTTCAGCGAGCGGATCCTCACTGTCAAACAGCGCCCTGCCCAGCGCGCCGGAGACATAAAAGACCCGCGCCAGTCCGATGGCCCCGAGCGACTCCAGACGGTCGGCGTCCTGGACGATTTTCGCCTCAAGCGTCGTGGGGGCTATCCCGGCGCTGAAGCTGTGCGCCCGCACCGCATGGGCCACATCGTCATACGCGTCGCGGGGGAAATCGGGAAAGTGAGTTTCCAGAATGCGCAGCGTCTCCTGGGCGGCAAGCGTCGACGCCAGATGGCGCTGCGGATGATTCTTGGGAAGATTAACAATATCGTGGAAGTAACAGGCGGTCAGCACCACCAGGCGGTTGGCTTCGCTGCCTGCCATGATCTGCTGGGCCGTATTCCAGACGCGGCGAAAGTGCGCGACATCATGTGCTTTATCGTCCTGATTCCAGCTTTGATGCAGCCAGTCGTCAAAACGCTGCTGCCAGTGGGTTAGCGACATAAAGGCTCCTTGTGCGCGGGTCAACCCGGTTTATTTCTGTAATGCAGATCACAAAATTAGCACGCTTTGCACGCTTTTGCGCGAGTCGATTTTTCCACGGCGCAGCGCTGCCGGTGATTTCTGGCTGTTCGCCACGTGCGGGGCCGTTTATATATTCACTTAACAAATATTTTGCAATTAAAGCTGGCTGTTATTCAACGTGCTTACCGCCATTCATTGGCGGGAAATAAATATTCTCCACGCCGAAACCAGACTTTTTTCGGCATTTTTTAATGGATTTAATACCGCTATATTTTCCGAAAATTCGTTATCCTGATAATAATTCACAGGGGAATGATATGTTAACGACGGGCGGATTAACAGAGCGTTTCGCGGCAGCCATTTATCGTGCGCAAACGCAGGCCCTGCGCGCGTCGCCAGATTTCCCCGGACAGGTTTATTATCGGCCGTCATTTTCTGCATCGGCTTAATAAATAGATATAAATAATAATTAAAACGATACAATAACCCCGACGAATACAGAAAATAAAACGACGACACGCACAGGAAAATAACTTTTGTGGCGATTTTTCATTCTGCTAATATGCGTGCCGCGGACACCCTTCCGCCACGTCATTCATTTACACCATTCATTGATATTATTTATGACGATAAGGAAATTAATAATGAAAAGAAAAGTACTGGCTCTTGTTGTACCCGCATTATTATTCGCAGGCGCTGCCAATGCTGCAGAGATTTATAATAAAGACGGCAATAAACTTGATCTGTTTGGTAAAGTTGACGCGCGTCATACGTTTTCCGATAACCCGGGCGACGACGGCGATGGCACCTATATCGAGTTTGGCTTTAAAGGCGAAACCCAAATCAGCACGGAACTGACCGGCTATGGCATGTGGAACTACAAAATCATGGCCAACAGCCCGGAGGACAGCAACACCTCCTATAACAAACTCGCTTTCGCAGGCCTGAAATATGGCGATTACGGCTCTTTCGATTACGGCCGTAACTATGGCGTGATTTACGACGTCGAAGCCTGGACCGATATGCTGCCGGTGTTCGGCGGCGACTCCTATACTTACAGCGACAACTACATGGTGGGTCGCGGTAATGGTATGGCGACGTATCGCAACACCGATTTCTTCGGCATGGTCGATGGGCTTAACTTCGCGCTGCAATACCAGGGCAATAACGAAGACGACGGCAACGGCAACGAAGGCACCGCGGGCGGTCACGGTATCCAGACCCAGAACGGCGACGGCTTCGGTCTGTCCACCACTTACGATTTCGGCATGGGCTTTAGCGCATCAGCCGCTTACTCCAGCGCCGATCGTACCACCAAACAGGTCAACTATGGCCGTGGCGATTCTATCGTCGCAGGCGGCGATCGCGCCGATGCGTGGGCCGCCGGTCTGAAATATGACGCTAACGATATCTATCTCGCCGCCACCTATGCCGAAACCCGCAACATGACGCCGTATGGCGACGGCGATGGCATCGCCAACAAAACGCAGAACATCGAAATCGTGGCGCAGTACCAGTTTGATTTCGGCCTGCGTCCGTCGCTGGCGTACCTGCAGTCCCGCGGCAAAGACCTGTGGCATGCCGGGAAGTACCAGGACAACGATCTGGTCAAATACGCGGATATCGGCGCCAGCTGGTATCTCAACAAAAACTTCCTGACCTATGTTGATTACAAAATCAACCTGCTGGATGAAGACGACGACTTCTACAAAGACAACGGCATTGCGACCGATGACATCGTCGGTATCGGCATGGTGTATCAGTTCTGACGCGTAACGCATCTCCCCTTTCAGGCCCGCCGCGCGCGGGCCTTTTTATTTTTCACGCATCTTCGCGCGCGCCTTCACTCTCCACTTTACCGGACGTCATACGGGCGCTATAGTGTGCCAGGACTGTATATATATCCATACTGTGGAGTTTTCCATGTTTGTTGAACTGGTTTATGACAAACGCAATGTCGCAGGCTTGCCCGGCGCGCGTGAGATTATCCTGGCCGAGCTGACCCGCCGCGTACACCGCATCTTCCCGGATGCTGACGTGCGTGTTAAGCCAATGCAGGCCAACGGTCTGAATTCCGACGCCACTAAAAACGATCGCGAAAAGCTGAACCGGATGCTGGAAGAGATGTTCGACGAAGCCGATATGTGGCTGGTCAACGAATAAGCGACGCTAAAAAACCCGCCGGTGCGGGTTTTTTAGTCTCTGCGGGCCTTATGGAACCACGCTCAGCCCGCGTGTGATTACAGAATCGAGCGGTAGGTACCGCCTTCCACGCGTACCGCCGCGCCGTTCGACGCCGCCCCCAGCGGGCTTGCCAGCAGCGCCACCATCGCAGCTATCTCATCGGCTTCAATCATGCGCGCAATCAGCGAGCTCGGACGATACGTGGCGAAGAAATTCGCTTCGACCTGCGCGTCGGTCATACCCGGCCGCGGCGCGGTCTGTCGCAGATATTCCATAATGCCTTCCGAGCGGGTGGCTGAGGGCAGCACGCTGTTCACCGTCACGCCGGTGCCTTTGGTTAACTCCGCCATGCCGCGCGACACGGCAAGCTGCGCCGATTTACTCATCCCGTAGTGCACCATATCCGGCGGCGTAAACGCGCCCACCTCGCTTGAAATAAAAATGACGCGGCCCTGGTTCTTCGCCAGCATCTGCGGGAAATAGTGCCTGGAGAGCCGCACCCCGGACATCACATTAACCTCAAACATCCGTAGCCACGCTTCGTCGGTGATCTCCGCAAACGGCGTCGCCTCATAAAACCCGAGATTATTGATCAGAATATCCGTCTCAGGCTGGTTTGCGGTCAGCGTCGCGACGCCTTCTGGCGTGCTGACATCCGCCAGCACACCGGTAACGCGGGCGCCTTTTGCCCCGCTTTCAATCGCCGCTACCGCCTCGGCCAGCTTCTCTCGGTCGCGGCCGGTAATCGTCACCGCCGCGCCTTCCTGCGCCAGCGTCCGGGCGATGGCAAGGCCAATGCCCGCCGTCGCCGCCGTCACTATCGCCGTTTTGTGGTTCAGTTGCAGATCCATTTTGGTTCCTTAATGCAGTGCGTCAGGGGTTAGTGGAGACGTTCCAGTAGCGCCTGCGCTACCGCCGTCGCCGAAGCCGGGTTCTGGCCGGTGATCAGTTCCCGATCCGTCACGATATGCGACGTGAACGGTTCGCTATTGCTGCTGTACTTTCCGCCTGCCTGCTCAAGCGCCGTTTGCGGGTAAAATTTCATCGCGCCGCCTTTCGGCAACAGGCCTTTGGCTATCTCCTCTTCCGCATTGCTGATGACCGTCATCCGGTAGCCCGCGTAGATCCAGTCGCGCTGCGCCGAAGCGTGGCCCGTTTCCGCCAGTTGTCGGGTAAACGCCGGGGCGTCCGGCAAAGTGGAGAGCAGCGCGATGGGGCCGTGACAGACCAGCGCCGTGGGCTTACCGGCGGCATGGAACGCGGCCAGCGCCTGTCCGAGCGCCGGGCTGGTCAGCAGATCCTGCATCGGCGCATGGCCGCCCGGAATGTAGATAGCGTCAAACTCGCCGTAGCCGCGCTGCGCGGCGCGCGCCAGGCTGATAACCGGCGAAGACACAGGCGAAGTGAGCCTGAGCTTATCGAGTAGCGCGCGATGCGTGCGCCACGCGTTGACGTCGTTGTTGAAATACATTTTGTCGTCAGAGGATTTATCAAGCGTCGGTGCCAGCCCGTTTGGCGTGGCAAACGTGACCTGATGCCCGGCGTCCAGCAGACGTTTTACCGGCTGCATCAGCTCATTCAGATAAAATCCCGTCGGGAACACCTTACCGTCTTTGAGATCCAGATGGTCAGCGTCAGACAGCACCACCAGTACGCTGGCGGCGTGCGCGTTCAACGCAGAGAGGCCCAGCGCTGCGGCGAGCGCGAGATGACGAACGATTTTCACGATGTACTCCTGTTCATGTCGGTGGATTCGCAAGCCTCGCCTGCGTTATGCGCACACTGTAGTGTTTCCTTAAAAGTGGATAAACTACCGCTAAAGACATTCATTTGTTCTTCAGGAGACATAATGAGCCGACGCTTTGCCCATCTCAGCGATGTGGAAATCTTCGTGACGATAATTGAGAAAGGCTCGATCACCGCGGCGGCAGTGGCGCTGGGCACGACGGCATCGGTGCTGAGCCGCGCGCTGACGCGGCTTGAGACGCGCCTTGGGGTTCAACTGGTGAGGCGCACCACGCGCCAGCTCAGCCTGACGCAGGCCGGGCGGCACTATTACGAACAGGCGTGCAGCGCCTTCAGCGTTTTCGAACGCGCCGAGCGCGATATCCAGGGGCGTGGGGCCGAGACGGTGGGCCATGTCAGGCTAAGCGCGCCGACCACCTACGCACATTACCGGCTCCCGGCGCTGTTGACGCGTTTCGCCGCGCAATATCCGGGCATTACCGTTGAGCTTAACATCGCCAACCGTAACGTGGATTTAGTGGCGGAGGGGTACGATCTGGCGATCCGTCTGGGCACGCTGCCGGACAGTCGCCTGGTCGCGCGTAAGCTGGAGGAGGCGCCGCTGTGTCTGGTCGCCGCACCGTCCTACCTGCGCCAGCACGGCGAGCCGCAGCAGCGAGCGGATCTGGAAAATCATCGCTGCCTGCCGTTTATTATGCCGAGCAGCGGACGCGTCGCGCAGTGGAGCCTGTGTGAGGAGGAAAAGCCAGTCGAGTGGACGCCGAAGGGGCAGATTCAGGTCTCTGATGACATTCTGGGCGTTATCTCGCTTGCCGTCAGCGGCGCGGGCATCTGCCAGACGTATGATTTTATCGCACGCCCGTTTATGGAAAACGGCCTGCTGACGGAGATCCTCCGCCAGACCCGTGGGCGAACACGTCCTTTCTCGCTCATCTATGCGCCGCATAAAGGCCTGTCGTCCGCCTGTGAAGCGTTTATCCACTTTATGCAGCAGGCGACAGGCTAACACCTCCATCAGGGCAGACGCACCGCGCGGTCGCGGCCGGTGCTTTTGGCCTGATACAGCGCCTCATCCGCCCCTTTGATAAGCTCGGTCAGGCACGCCATCCTGCCATCCGCCGTCATGCTGTAACAGCCTGCGCTGATAGTCACCACCCCTTCGGGCAGCTCGGTATCCGGGTGCGGCAACGCCTGCTCTCTGACCATCCGCACCACCTTTTCCGCCACATGCAGCGCGTCGTCTGAGGCGGTCTCTGAGAGAATAATCGCAAACTCTTCGCCGCCGTAGCGCGCCACCAGATCGCCATGGTTAAAAGAGGCCTGTTGCAGCACGCCGCCGATACGGCGTAAACAGGCATCCCCGGCGACATGACCGCGGTTATCGTTATAGCGTTTGAAAAAGTCGACATCGATAAGAATGAGCGAAACGGGGTGCCCGGTCACGGCGGAGTCCGCCAGCGCCTGTTCAAGGAAGGCATCAAAACGTCGCCGGTTGGCAAGCCCCGTCAGGCCGTCGATCATCGCCATCGAGTGCAGCGTATGGTTGATTTTGACCAGTTCGTCACGCAGCGTCGCCAGCTCGTTACGGTCGCGAATGTTGACCCTCACCTGCCTGAACAGCACGATGCCCATCAGAATGATGGCAGTCAGCAGCGCGCCATTGATGAGTAAATCCGGAATACTGTTTTTAAGCCAGGTCGCGCGCAGATTGTCTTTGTCATACCCCGCCACCACGACAATCGGATAACGCGTCGAGCGTGCGAACCCGTAAATCCGGACCACCTGATCGAGCGCGGAGAGCCAGGTGGCGCTTCCCTGCCGCGATCGCAACAGCACCTGCGTAAAGAGCGGGCTGGCAGAGAGATCTTTACTCAGCACGTTTTCATCAAAGGGGCGAATGTACAGCGGTTTACCATCCACCAGCAGCAGCGCCAGAATGTCGTTATTGGTCAGTTCAAAATAGCTGTAAAACTGACGGAAATAGTCCATTTTCACCGTAGCCATCACAACGCCCGCGAAGCCGCCGGTGATGTCGTTGAGGCGCAGAGAAACCGGAATAACCAGCTGGCCGCTGATTTTACTGCGCACGACATGTCCGATGTGTACGCCCATCCAGCCATGATCCTTGTGATAGAGAAAATCATTGCTCTCCGCCATGTTTTCCTCATCGGGCGCCTGCGCGAACGAACTATTACGCCACGCGCCGCGCGCATCGTAAATAAACAGCCCGTCGAGCTGCGGCAGGCGCTGTTCCAGCTCGGCAAGCGAGGCATTAAGCTCCTGATCGGGAAGATAGCCATAGGCGAGGTTGCGACGGATCTCCTGTAAGGTCAGCTCCGTCTGTAAAAAAGTGTCATCCGCCTGCCGTACCTGGGAGAGCGATAAATTAATCGCCTTGCTCTCCGCCTCCTCAACGGTGCGCTCCCAGGAGAGATACAGCGTCACCGCATTGGCCGCAATGCTTCCTGCCAGCAGAATAAACAGAAAGAAGGCCAGGCTGCGGCCCAGCGGCGTATCCAGCGCCAGTATACGGATAAACTGTTTTTTCTCAGGCACGACGGCCACCTCCTGCGTATCCTGCCCGCGTCTCATTAATAGTACTGAAGTTTATCAGAAACCGCGTCCGGCCCACCTTTTTACACGCAGGGGTAGCCCATGGACGACAAACCTGAAAATTCCGGGGCTTATCTTCAGCCGTGTTGAGGTAAGAATAGACCCGATCACGCCGTTGACGGCACTTTTCTGAAGACGAGAGCAGGAACCGTTAAATATGCTGTTGTTTAACGGGCGCGCATTTTTACGCAGAAAAAACCGCCCGGAGGCGGATTAACGCCAGTGTGAATTAATACCAGCTTACTGCGGTTTTACTGAAATAATGATTCTCTTGCGCAACCTTATCATCACGAACTTTTTTCGTGATGGCGGTGCATTCGCGCGGGACTTTCCGGTCATCATAAAGACAGGTACTTTCGCCATAAACGGTATACTCCTGGCCAAATACCGTTTTCATTTTAAAATCGAGCGGCTTATTGTTGATATCGGAATACGTCACGTCTGAATAGGTGGCAACCTTATCATTCAGGTAATACTCACTTCCGGCAAAGCTGTCGCCAGCAATATAGCGGTAGGCAGAGAATTTTTCGCTGTTAGCCATTGTCTGTTCAATCAGGCCCGCGTTATTAAGCTTAAACGTTTTAACGCCGTATTTGTCCGTCATGCTGACCAGATTGCACTGGTTATCGAAGACATAGCTGACCGGGCTGTTATCAAACGTGCCTGTTAAATCATTTCCCTGGCGCTTCAACGCGATATTGCCATAAGCCCTGTCACCGCTGCGCTCGAATTGTTCAATACAACCCTGCGGGGACAGCGTTAGCGTAATACTGAAATTTTCCGTTTCACTGCGCACGGTGGTTGTCAGCGTTTTAACGTGTCCTCGCACCGGGTTAAAATCGTACATCACGGAGAAATTATATAATGAGGGAATATATTTTTCGGCGGCCAGCGCATTACATGCCAGGAGACCTGTCGTCAGCGCCAGTACGTTTTTGATGAGTGCCATCTTTATTGCTTTCCCTGTTATGAAAAGCCAAAAATATCAGAATAGCCTTATCA
Encoded proteins:
- the yedI gene encoding Inner membrane protein yedI, with the translated sequence MTTRRNEILAGSSLLTLLDDIATLLDDISMMGKLAAKKTAGVLGDDLSLNAQQVTGVRANRELPVVWAVAKGSLLNKLILVPLALIISAFAPWAITPLLMVGGAFLCFEGVEKVVHSLHARKHKETPEQKQQRLNDIAKQDPKLYERDKVKGAVRTDFILSAEIVAITLGIVAEAPLLNQVLVLSGIAILVTLGVYGIVGVIVKLDDMGYWLADKRSALARGVGKGLLVTAPWLMKALSILGTVAMFLVGGGIVVHGIAPLHHAIEYWAQGLGGIGAAVMPTVLNLVLGFIIGALVLAVVSLIGRLRRKPAH
- the yedA gene encoding Uncharacterized inner membrane transporter yedA, which translates into the protein MRFGRVLPLLGALFALYIIWGSTYFAIAVGVKSWPPFMMAGVRFLCAGVLLLTYLLATGHKLPARRPMLNAALIGVLLLAVGNGFVTVAEHQHVPSGIAAVMVATVPLFALIFSRFFGIQTRKLEWLGVAIGLAGIVLLNSGGNLNGNPWGALLILIGSLSWAFGSVYGSRIELPTGMMAGAIEMLAAGLVLMAASLLTGERMTAMPDLSGFLAVGYLALFGSVIAINAYMYLIRNVSPAVATSYAYVNPVVAVLLGTGFGGESLSQIEWMALGVIIVAVLLVTLGKYLLPAKPVITPCDVQK
- the vsr gene encoding Very short patch repair protein — its product is MPPSPSYCARASRRRCVSVWRRPMADVHSKAIRSKNMRAIATRDTAIEKRLGALLTEQGFTFRVQDAALAGRPDFVLDDYRCVIFTHGCFWHHHHCYLFKVPATRTDFWLDKIGKNVARDKRDVATLLNEGWRVLLVWECALRGREKLSDEALAERLEEWICSGGAHAEIDIQGIHALDGEPPAPPAG
- the dcm gene encoding DNA-cytosine methyltransferase, whose product is MLQKVLEIYDTKTLVAILNDAGEKRWSRARLKRQQLIAGGARLGAEEYRRLLALLPTPPRHHPNYAFRFIDLFAGIGGIRSGFEAAGGQCVFTSEWNKHAVRTYKANWYCDPQLHQFNEDIRDVTLSHKPEVSDEAAADHIRACIPPHDVLLAGFPCQPFSLAGVSKKNALGRAHGFACETQGTLFFDVVRIIAARQPAIFVLENVKNLKSHDKGITFRIIMQTLDELGYEVADAAEMGPDDPKIIDGKHFLPQHRERIVLVGFRRDLNLHDGFTLRALPELYPARRPAFGELLDPTVDARYVLTPTLWKYLYRYAQKHQAKGNGFGYGLVDPQNPASVARTLSARYYKDGAEILIDRGWDKALGEQDFDDATNQQRRPRRLTPRECARLMGFEAPQSHAFRIPVSDTQAYRQFGNSVVVPAFAAVAQLLRPRIAQAVRQRLEKTDGGRS
- the yedJ gene encoding Uncharacterized protein yedJ is translated as MTRAQGAFMSLTHWQQRFDDWLHQSWNQDDKAHDVAHFRRVWNTAQQIMAGSEANRLVVLTACYFHDIVNLPKNHPQRHLASTLAAQETLRILETHFPDFPRDAYDDVAHAVRAHSFSAGIAPTTLEAKIVQDADRLESLGAIGLARVFYVSGALGRALFDSEDPLAEDRELDDTAWALDHFQKKLLTLPATMQTEAGRALARHNADFLVHYMAKLCAELKGDFCQLDEEVLRRFIQVTP
- the ompS2 gene encoding Outer membrane protein S2, with protein sequence MYNKDGNKLDLFGKVDARHTFSDNPGDDGDGTYIEFGFKGETQISTELTGYGMWNYKIMANSPEDSNTSYNKLAFAGLKYGDYGSFDYGRNYGVIYDVEAWTDMLPVFGGDSYTYSDNYMVGRGNGMATYRNTDFFGMVDGLNFALQYQGNNEDDGNGNEGTAGGHGIQTQNGDGFGLSTTYDFGMGFSASAAYSSADRTTKQVNYGRGDSIVAGGDRADAWAAGLKYDANDIYLAATYAETRNMTPYGDGDGIANKTQNIEIVAQYQFDFGLRPSLAYLQSRGKDLWHAGKYQDNDLVKYADIGASWYLNKNFLTYVDYKINLLDEDDDFYKDNGIATDDIVGIGMVYQF
- the msgA gene encoding Virulence protein msgA; this translates as MFVELVYDKRNVAGLPGAREIILAELTRRVHRIFPDADVRVKPMQANGLNSDATKNDREKLNRMLEEMFDEADMWLVNE
- the yvaG gene encoding Uncharacterized oxidoreductase yvaG, with protein sequence MDLQLNHKTAIVTAATAGIGLAIARTLAQEGAAVTITGRDREKLAEAVAAIESGAKGARVTGVLADVSTPEGVATLTANQPETDILINNLGFYEATPFAEITDEAWLRMFEVNVMSGVRLSRHYFPQMLAKNQGRVIFISSEVGAFTPPDMVHYGMSKSAQLAVSRGMAELTKGTGVTVNSVLPSATRSEGIMEYLRQTAPRPGMTDAQVEANFFATYRPSSLIARMIEADEIAAMVALLASPLGAASNGAAVRVEGGTYRSIL